A part of Gemmatimonas groenlandica genomic DNA contains:
- a CDS encoding NADH-quinone oxidoreductase subunit B — protein sequence MNAPAHTKSASFEYLTTRKDELVGWARKFSLFPYPFVTACCAMEFMAVSASAYDTDRFGAALPRFSPRQADLLMVVGTVTQKQAPILLKVYEQMCEPKWVMAFGVCATSGGFYQNYASLPGIDRIIPVDVYVPGCPPRPEMVIDGIMQLQEKIANGKHLIVNESF from the coding sequence GTGAACGCGCCCGCGCACACCAAGTCCGCGTCGTTCGAGTATCTCACCACGCGGAAGGACGAACTGGTGGGGTGGGCACGCAAGTTCTCGCTCTTCCCGTATCCGTTCGTGACCGCCTGCTGCGCCATGGAGTTCATGGCCGTGAGTGCCTCGGCCTACGACACCGACCGCTTTGGCGCCGCCCTGCCCCGTTTCTCGCCCCGTCAAGCCGATCTGCTCATGGTGGTCGGGACGGTCACGCAGAAGCAGGCGCCGATTCTTCTGAAAGTGTACGAGCAGATGTGCGAGCCGAAGTGGGTCATGGCCTTCGGCGTGTGCGCAACATCAGGCGGCTTCTATCAGAATTACGCCTCGCTGCCCGGCATCGATCGCATCATCCCGGTGGACGTGTACGTGCCGGGATGTCCGCCGCGCCCCGAAATGGTGATCGATGGCATCATGCAACTGCAGGAAAAGATCGCCAACGGCAAGCATCTCATCGTGAACGAGTCGTTCTGA
- a CDS encoding NADH-quinone oxidoreductase subunit C encodes MTTPFLDLVEQQFAPSTGIESHGVQHGVLVLHLEPAALLPVAERLKSQFAFDLFLDVTAIDWPDDALRFEVVHHFYSTTHKVRVRLKTRVSASDPTVDTLTSLFGSAGYMERECHDMYGIVFRGNDDLRPILLYEGFSGHPLRKDYPKQLEQPLVPYRPPQGTLVR; translated from the coding sequence GTGACCACACCGTTTCTCGATCTCGTGGAGCAGCAGTTTGCGCCGAGCACCGGCATCGAGTCGCATGGTGTGCAGCATGGCGTGCTGGTACTGCACCTCGAGCCGGCGGCACTGCTGCCGGTGGCCGAACGCCTGAAGTCGCAGTTCGCGTTCGACCTCTTTCTCGACGTCACCGCCATCGATTGGCCCGACGACGCGCTCCGTTTCGAGGTCGTGCACCACTTCTACTCGACGACGCACAAGGTGCGCGTCCGGCTGAAAACGCGCGTGAGTGCAAGCGATCCCACCGTGGACACGCTGACGTCGCTGTTCGGATCGGCCGGGTACATGGAGCGCGAGTGCCACGACATGTACGGCATCGTGTTCCGCGGCAACGACGACCTGCGCCCCATTCTGCTGTACGAAGGTTTTTCGGGACATCCGCTGCGCAAAGACTACCCCAAGCAGCTGGAGCAGCCGCTGGTCCCCTACCGTCCGCCGCAGGGTACCCTTGTCCGCTAG
- the nuoE gene encoding NADH-quinone oxidoreductase subunit NuoE codes for MTGLVQRLIPEFEQWKRRYPAGFDGSLSIPALRRIQEERGYIADEDISDLTAYLGVPRTQIDEVVAFYTQFTRVPLGTHHIQVCHNVSCSLRGAEGLVKHLCGRLGIKPGETSADGQFTLTTVECLASCGTAPMMMVGDAFYENLTPASVDALLTELRGTS; via the coding sequence ATGACCGGTCTCGTACAACGTCTGATCCCCGAGTTCGAACAGTGGAAGCGCCGCTATCCGGCCGGCTTCGACGGTTCGCTCTCGATTCCCGCGCTCCGTCGCATTCAAGAAGAGCGCGGCTACATCGCCGACGAAGATATCTCCGATCTCACCGCGTACCTCGGTGTGCCGCGCACGCAGATCGATGAAGTTGTCGCCTTCTACACGCAGTTCACGCGCGTGCCGCTGGGCACGCACCACATCCAGGTGTGCCACAACGTGAGCTGTTCGCTGCGCGGCGCGGAAGGGTTGGTGAAGCATCTGTGCGGACGACTCGGCATCAAGCCGGGCGAGACCTCCGCCGACGGGCAGTTCACGCTGACCACGGTGGAATGCCTGGCGTCGTGCGGCACGGCACCGATGATGATGGTGGGCGATGCCTTCTACGAGAATCTGACGCCGGCGTCGGTCGACGCGTTGCTTACTGAGTTGAGGGGGACATCGTGA
- the nuoD gene encoding NADH dehydrogenase (quinone) subunit D, with translation MSASIPNPVRSAFTTHERDDTVIVNIGPSHPATHGTVQIIAELDGEKVLRTDVHCGYLHRGFEKECEDHTWHNLIPYVDRLNYCSALINDFAYCDAVEQMMGIEITPRTKYLRTLLSEYSRITDHLTCVAASLMELGAMTAFLYLVTVRDFMYEHLAALTGARVTYSYGRIGGLANDVPDGWFARLHEILAEYETYIERVHGLVDRNRIFIDRLRNVGTISTADALHWGFTGVILRSTGVPRDLRKDTPYLAYAELDFDVPVGINGDNYDRYYVRMREMDESVYMIRQLMDMMPEGPINLDDRRCVFPEKTLVYNEIESLINHFKLVMEGPSVPAGEIYLAHEAPNGELGFFLVSTGGGTPHKVHVRSPSFVHMGGVHRMLDGYQLADIVTTFGSVNMIGGECDR, from the coding sequence TTGTCCGCTAGCATCCCGAATCCGGTCCGCTCCGCCTTCACCACACACGAGCGCGACGACACCGTCATCGTCAACATCGGACCGTCGCACCCCGCGACGCACGGCACGGTGCAGATCATCGCCGAGCTCGATGGCGAGAAGGTGCTTCGCACCGACGTGCACTGCGGCTATCTGCATCGCGGGTTCGAGAAAGAGTGCGAGGATCACACCTGGCACAATCTCATTCCGTACGTCGACCGCCTGAACTACTGCTCGGCGCTGATCAACGACTTCGCGTATTGCGATGCCGTGGAACAGATGATGGGTATCGAGATCACGCCGCGTACGAAGTACCTGCGCACGCTCCTCTCCGAGTACTCACGCATCACCGACCACCTCACGTGCGTGGCGGCGAGTCTCATGGAGCTTGGCGCCATGACGGCGTTCCTGTATCTCGTCACGGTGCGCGACTTCATGTACGAGCATCTCGCCGCGCTCACCGGTGCGCGCGTAACGTACTCGTACGGCCGCATCGGCGGACTCGCCAACGACGTGCCCGATGGCTGGTTCGCGCGCCTGCACGAGATCCTGGCCGAGTACGAGACGTATATCGAGCGTGTGCACGGCCTGGTCGATCGCAATCGCATCTTCATCGACCGGTTGCGCAACGTAGGCACGATCAGCACCGCCGACGCGCTGCACTGGGGCTTCACCGGCGTGATCCTGCGCAGTACCGGCGTGCCGCGCGACCTGCGAAAGGACACGCCGTATCTGGCGTACGCCGAGCTCGACTTCGACGTACCGGTCGGAATCAACGGCGACAACTACGATCGGTACTACGTGCGCATGCGCGAGATGGACGAGTCGGTGTACATGATCCGTCAGCTCATGGACATGATGCCCGAAGGTCCGATCAACTTGGACGATCGCCGTTGCGTGTTTCCCGAGAAGACGCTCGTGTACAACGAGATTGAATCGTTGATCAACCACTTCAAGCTCGTCATGGAAGGCCCGTCGGTGCCGGCGGGCGAGATCTATCTGGCGCACGAAGCGCCCAACGGAGAGCTCGGATTCTTCCTCGTGAGCACCGGTGGCGGCACGCCGCACAAAGTGCATGTACGGTCGCCCAGCTTCGTGCATATGGGTGGCGTCCACCGCATGCTCGATGGCTATCAACTCGCCGACATCGTCACGACGTTCGGCTCCGTGAACATGATCGGTGGGGAGTGCGACCGATGA